CACATAGTATTGTTTTAacgtatatatttacattttaatgggCTTTTCTCTGCAGTGTGACAAATCCCTTTGCAGTTTCTTAACTTAATGCACCACACTTACCGATCCACCTCTCTGTAATCTCACTGTCTGCTGTGTTGAATCTTCCTCAGTGGTGCTGATTGGAGACTCTGGTGTCGGGAAGAGTAACCTGCTGTCCCGTTTTACGCGCAATGAGTTTAACCTGGAGAGCAAAAGCACCATCGGTGTGGAGTTTGCCACCCGCAGCATCCAGGTAGAGGGCAAGACTGTCAAAGCTCAAATCTGGGACACCGCGGGCCAGGAGAGATACCGTGCCATCACCTCAGCGTGAGTATTAAAGCAGCAAACCACAAGAGATGTCTAGATTGTTGGATGAACATTTCTCAATAATTAACccagtttgtgtctgtgtgtgaggttTTTAAGTGTTCTTTGGGAGTTCACCTCATAGTTGAGTTGATGTGGCATTTCAACTATGTATCATAAACGAAAACAATACGATAGATCACAAAATCAATGTTTTGTTCTTGTAAGAGAGGAAGCAATGCATTGGTTATAGTATactcatactaaaaaaaaatgcacaagaagcttattataaCCACTGTTTACGTCCTATAACGCGAGCTTCAGCTCTGTGCGCAGTCatatttgtattaataatgtcatagacattAAAGACGAACTTGAAACACTGCATTTCAGACATTCTCACCTTTTATTATTCACATTGCCTTGGGTGTTTTTGCAGATACTACCGTGGTGCAGTGGGTGCTCTCCTGGTGTACGACATCGCAAAGCATTTGACGTACGAAAATGCAGAGCGTTGGCTGAAGGAGCTACAGGACCATGCTGACAGCAACATCGTCATCATGCTGGTGGGCAACAAAAGCGACCTGCGGCACCTGAGGGCCGTGCCAACAGACGAGGCCAAGGCATTTGCAGGTATGCTTTTTACATGGGCAGTAATATTTTTTGCAGAGTTGTAATGTCTCAGGATAAACCATTTGCACATAAAGTAGCCTTTACATTCAGTTTACACTCATTTTAGGGTTCATGTGCTGAAGCGAGACTACGGCTAAATCCCATTTCTCATGTGTACCCATAaaccttgttttcaagtgtaaccaaTCCCCCCtgaaacagagttacaagggaaaGGGTTGAAATcatccccctaagaattgggacaaactTCCGTGCTCTGTAGGTGACACTACTGGGCTGAGGTGATGGCGCTAATgtttagcaacctagctgctggttaggAAGTTAATTTAATGGCATCTTTAATCTTTGTTCAGAAAGGGGGCTGGTGGTGCAacaattgatttattaatgtccatttcttaattcctttgTGACGTAGTGCTGAAATTACCTTTTATTTTTTcgttctaccttaaatgctgcagcttctgtgatctgttgcaccatttaaggtggaacaggaaaattTGCTAGCTGGTGTTTATATAGTGTTTATCGtaattttagtaaataaaatacttaaagtaAATACTTAAATTTGTGGGGTTTTTGGTTGATTGTGCCTCAATCGTATCAGTGATTCTCAGCCATTTGGAGCTTTGGGCCATGCAGTCCTAACACTTCCCCCTCCttctccagcctaacaagaatcgcacaaaacagaggggtagggttaATTAgcagggccaaggggtaaaatgagATTGGGCCTAAAACAACAGTGCTGAAATAACGTTAGaacataaaatgaattaaattaatagAGAATTTTCTTCTTCAGCATCATAGCGTCTTTTTTCAGAGGTGTAGTCTATACATAACACAGGTTATTACCCATTAAGTCACTACAAATCAGACAGTAATTGTTGGTGGTTTGTGTTTGTATGCCTGATTAATCAAGCTTTATCATATCatacaattaataataatgcataatagCTTCACACATTGGACTGTTTTACCACTGTATGTAAGATTTTGGAAAACCAGTTTTTCTAAATTTACTCAAATCACAGCATTGGTGTTCAGCAGTGATCCTGACTTTTTGTACCAACCTGAAAGATCAGGTTAACATTTGCTTGCCCATTCTTCCCTGTTTGTATCAGCATCAAATACATCATTACTTCTATAACTCAAAATAAATTACTACACAATCCAGTTGTTAGTGTGCCGTGTAAGGAtggttaaattaatatttttgcacACTACATTTAGGAAATTGAAATGCTGTCCTGgtgcaaacttaaaaaaaatgtttaaaatttccTGTGTGTTTTTCAGAGAAACATGGGCTTTCTTTCCTTGAGACTTCTGCTTTGGACTCTTCTAATGTAGAGCTCGCTTTTCAAACCATTCTTACAGGTAAGCACCTATGTTGATTTTctaagtgtaaaaatgtttttctacAGACACACagttaagtttaaaaaaaaaatcttaatataaaaaaagatattgGTATAAAACATGCAGAAATGTCTTGTATATTTCAGTGTGTTtcctgtaaaatatttatttacttttatttactaaTTTTTCCAGGGGTGCATGCAGCTAGAAATCATTGCTGTTATGCAAATTCCTCATCTCTAAAATAGCAACTTTTAGtagaaatcagtaaaaaaaaaagtgttgcatTGATTTGACTTGAATCAAATGTGCACATCATTtttcaaatgaataaaatgtcTGACATAAACACAGTTTTTCTTCCaatctattttttaattaatttcaataaCTATGACCAAACTTTTGTTAAtcaatacagtaataatacacaCATCTGAATCTGTTAAATTCAGTGCAACATTTCTTTGTCTGTCAGACAGGTTATGCTTCCTATAGTTCTAAATATCTGCCATTAGGTGGCAGCAGACTGTAAGCCTGTGAATTAACACGTTTTCAGGtcaaataatcattatttgctCTACTAAAAGTGTAGATACATTTCAGAGGGTGGTTACTAACAAAGCCTTTCTAATTTAGTTGTATATGATCACACATATTGGCCTTTTTGCATATTGTGTCTGAGTATGGTATAGTTTATTtgcatttagcatttttattcACTTTGGAAGATGCAAGTATTGGCTGAAAGctaattctctctctccttctctctctctctctctctctctctctctctctctctctctctctcagcaatCTATCGCATCGTTTCTCAGAGGCAGATATCAGGGCGTGGCGAAGCTGATTTCTCCCCCAACTCCAACGTAGTGCCCATCACAGTGCAGCCCACCCAGAGCTCCGCCAAGCAAACCGTCTGCTGCCAGAACAACTGAGCAGCCACCACAGCACCACGGGATCATGGGTAAAACCGACATCAGGCTGGCCACAAGCTGCAGGATGAGTCTCGCACACGTACAAGTCACTCACTATGCAGCCTGTCATTAGCACATGCAACAAGCTTTATCGGTTATGCCCTTAATTTAGCAATTTATAAGCTTTAACGGTGGAGATGGAGAGAAAGgaacaaggatttttttttatataaatctgaACTGGACTGATATATATTCAAATAGTTCTGTATATTTTCTCACTAGTTCGAGATTACACTgggaaaaacatgtttttatgcaCTTTtgtcaaaaataagaaaaaaaacaaagcaaaaaaactaGTTACAAACAAAATGCTGGAAAATACAATATGCAGTGGTACTCAAGAGAAAGCAGACACTGTTTTTATTATAACAGTTTTAGATAGAAATGGAGGACACTACAGTGAATGAAATGAAAGTCTgtgcatattattttattattattattattattattattattattattattattattattattattataacaaccATTACACCTTGAGTCTATTAAAGGGAAGGATGCCCAATATTTAATGGCATCCTTGAACAAGGGAAACACAAAACAATTCAGAATTTATCTCATGATGTCCTCCTCTATAttgtgtctttgttttttttttaaagctcaagtAGTAAAGTGACctctttttatttaatacattaaaatatcagAGATTATTTTGTTGAGATTAAATG
This genomic interval from Astyanax mexicanus isolate ESR-SI-001 chromosome 1, AstMex3_surface, whole genome shotgun sequence contains the following:
- the rab11al gene encoding RAB11a, member RAS oncogene family, like — its product is MTGREEEYDYLFKVVLIGDSGVGKSNLLSRFTRNEFNLESKSTIGVEFATRSIQVEGKTVKAQIWDTAGQERYRAITSAYYRGAVGALLVYDIAKHLTYENAERWLKELQDHADSNIVIMLVGNKSDLRHLRAVPTDEAKAFAEKHGLSFLETSALDSSNVELAFQTILTAIYRIVSQRQISGRGEADFSPNSNVVPITVQPTQSSAKQTVCCQNN